A DNA window from Arachis hypogaea cultivar Tifrunner chromosome 18, arahy.Tifrunner.gnm2.J5K5, whole genome shotgun sequence contains the following coding sequences:
- the LOC112770960 gene encoding probable terpene synthase 2 isoform X1: MSFLASVLVMPSTQHAPSNLKRPSVNFAPSIWHDTFLKYVDSKFLDVADDNTKQQAQKLREEVKVQLSSNNDILQKLNIIDSIQRLDISYHFEHEIEKAINQIYINFTNNNFVIPKEGGIHFYALLFRLLRQKGYQISSDIFNKFKNSEGRFKEIIAQDVKGIWSLYEAAQLRVHEEAILEEANDFTYTELKSITNQLSESLAVQINQSLKQPLHKAVPRIGTRSYMSFYEEDPYHNKSLLTFAKLDFNMLQKLHQNEVGDITKWWKNGEFSTKIPYARERVVEAYFWPLAISSDPNYSTARMLITKLTVCISFLDDTYDAYATLQELELFTQAIQRWDISPIKSLPECMKVVFNTILEVWKEIESVTSKDENSSLVLQHIKQEFFNLAQAYLVEAKWCHRGYIPTYDEYKVNGAISSTLPLQIIAFLGLAGFATKEVFDWVMSDTKIVKAVSLIGRLMDDMASHKFEQQREHVASAVECCMKQYDFSQEEANKLILKEIIDYWKDINEECLKSNNIPRPVLDSIVNFARIIEFTYSNFEDKYTNTELLREYVVELLLDPIVF; encoded by the exons GACGTAGCAGATGACAATACGAAGCAACAAGCTCAAAAGCTGAGAGAGGAAGTGAAGGTGCAGCTCTCTTCAAATAATGatattttacaaaaattaaatatcattgaTTCAATTCAACGTTTAGATATATCTTATCATTTTGAACATGAAATTGAGAAAGCAATCAATCAAATCTACATTAACTTTACCAACAATAACTTCGTTATCCCAAAAGAGGGTGGAATTCACTTTTACGCATTACTCTTTCGTTTGCTCAGACAAAAAGGATATCAAATTTCATCAG ATATAtttaacaaattcaagaacagTGAAGGAAGATTCAAAGAAATAATTGCTCAAGATGTCAAAGGAATATGGAGTTTGTATGAGGCTGCACAATTGAGGGTTCATGAAGAAGCTATATTAGAGGAAGCAAATGATTTCACATACACTGAACTAAAGTCCATCACCAATCAGTTGAGTGAATCTCTTGCTGTGCAAATCAACCAGAGCTTAAAACAACCTCTTCACAAGGCAGTTCCAAGGATAGGGACAAGGTCATATATGTCTTTTTACGAAGAAGATCCTTATCATAACAAATCTCTGTTAACCTTTGCAAAATTAGATTTCAACATGCTACAGAAATTGCATCAAAATGAAGTTGGCGATATCACCAA GTGGTGGAAAAATGGTGAGTTTTCGACAAAGATTCCTTATGCAAGAGAAAGAGTGGTTGAAGCATATTTTTGGCCATTAGCCATATCCTCTGATCCAAACTATAGCACTGCAAGAATGTTGATAACCAAATTGACTGTATGCATCTCTTTTCTTGATGATACTTATGATGCCTATGCTACACTTCAAGAACTTGAGCTCTTCACACAGGCAATCCAAAG GTGGGACATTAGTCCCATTAAATCTCTTCCGGAATGCATGAAAGTGGTATTTAATACAATTTTAGAAGTATGGAAGGAAATTGAGTCAGTGACTTCAAAGGATgaaaattcaagtttggtgttacaaCATATTAAACAAGAG TTTTTTAACTTGGCACAAGCCTACTTGGTTGAAGCAAAATGGTGCCATAGAGGCTATATTCCAACATATGATGAGTATAAGGTTAATGGAGCTATATCTTCTACCTTGCCACTTCAGATCATAGCTTTTCTTGGTTTGGCAGGATTTGCAACAAAAGAAGTGTTTGATTGGGTAATGAGTGATACGAAAATTGTAAAAGCTGTGTCACTTATTGGCAGACTCATGGATGATATGGCCTCACATAAG TTTGAGCAGCAAAGAGAACATGTTGCTTCTGCTGTTGAATGTTGTATGAAACAATACGATTTTTCTCAAGAAGAGGCCAATAAACTCATTCTAAAGGAGATCATAGATTATTGGAAGGATATAAACGAAGAATgtctcaaatcaaataatatccCAAGACCTGTGCTTGATTCTATTGTTAATTTTGCCCGTATAATTGAGTTTACATACTCAAATTTTGAGGATAAATACACAAACACAGAACTGCTAAGAGAATATGTTGTTGAACTACTTTTGGATCCAATTGTCTTCTAG
- the LOC112770960 gene encoding probable terpene synthase 2 isoform X2, protein MSFLASVLVMPSTQHAPSNLKRPSVNFAPSIWHDTFLKYVDSKFLDVADDNTKQQAQKLREEVKVQLSSNNDILQKLNIIDSIQRLDISYHFEHEIEKAINQIYINFTNNNFVIPKEGGIHFYALLFRLLRQKGYQISSDIFNKFKNSEGRFKEIIAQDVKGIWSLYEAAQLRVHEEAILEEANDFTYTELKSITNQLSESLAVQINQSLKQPLHKAVPRIGTRSYMSFYEEDPYHNKSLLTFAKLDFNMLQKLHQNEVGDITKWWKNGEFSTKIPYARERVVEAYFWPLAISSDPNYSTARMLITKLTVCISFLDDTYDAYATLQELELFTQAIQRWDISPIKSLPECMKVVFNTILEVWKEIESVTSKDENSSLVLQHIKQEFFNLAQAYLVEAKWCHRGYIPTYDEYKVNGAISSTLPLQIIAFLGLAGFATKEVFDWVMSDTKIVKAVSLIGRLMDDMASHKVVILFQPMKYGHFAELLCLCVGHISDMILTDTRPTSVSVVSNPVLIKIKKFFSIHA, encoded by the exons GACGTAGCAGATGACAATACGAAGCAACAAGCTCAAAAGCTGAGAGAGGAAGTGAAGGTGCAGCTCTCTTCAAATAATGatattttacaaaaattaaatatcattgaTTCAATTCAACGTTTAGATATATCTTATCATTTTGAACATGAAATTGAGAAAGCAATCAATCAAATCTACATTAACTTTACCAACAATAACTTCGTTATCCCAAAAGAGGGTGGAATTCACTTTTACGCATTACTCTTTCGTTTGCTCAGACAAAAAGGATATCAAATTTCATCAG ATATAtttaacaaattcaagaacagTGAAGGAAGATTCAAAGAAATAATTGCTCAAGATGTCAAAGGAATATGGAGTTTGTATGAGGCTGCACAATTGAGGGTTCATGAAGAAGCTATATTAGAGGAAGCAAATGATTTCACATACACTGAACTAAAGTCCATCACCAATCAGTTGAGTGAATCTCTTGCTGTGCAAATCAACCAGAGCTTAAAACAACCTCTTCACAAGGCAGTTCCAAGGATAGGGACAAGGTCATATATGTCTTTTTACGAAGAAGATCCTTATCATAACAAATCTCTGTTAACCTTTGCAAAATTAGATTTCAACATGCTACAGAAATTGCATCAAAATGAAGTTGGCGATATCACCAA GTGGTGGAAAAATGGTGAGTTTTCGACAAAGATTCCTTATGCAAGAGAAAGAGTGGTTGAAGCATATTTTTGGCCATTAGCCATATCCTCTGATCCAAACTATAGCACTGCAAGAATGTTGATAACCAAATTGACTGTATGCATCTCTTTTCTTGATGATACTTATGATGCCTATGCTACACTTCAAGAACTTGAGCTCTTCACACAGGCAATCCAAAG GTGGGACATTAGTCCCATTAAATCTCTTCCGGAATGCATGAAAGTGGTATTTAATACAATTTTAGAAGTATGGAAGGAAATTGAGTCAGTGACTTCAAAGGATgaaaattcaagtttggtgttacaaCATATTAAACAAGAG TTTTTTAACTTGGCACAAGCCTACTTGGTTGAAGCAAAATGGTGCCATAGAGGCTATATTCCAACATATGATGAGTATAAGGTTAATGGAGCTATATCTTCTACCTTGCCACTTCAGATCATAGCTTTTCTTGGTTTGGCAGGATTTGCAACAAAAGAAGTGTTTGATTGGGTAATGAGTGATACGAAAATTGTAAAAGCTGTGTCACTTATTGGCAGACTCATGGATGATATGGCCTCACATAAG GTAGTGATTTTATTTCAACCTATGAAGTACGGACACTTTGCTGAGTTGCTGTGTCtgtgtgtcggacacatttcggatATGATACTCACTGACACTCGTCCGACAAGCGTGTCTGTTGTGTCCAATCCTgtcctaataaaaataaaaaaattcttctccATACACGCTtga
- the LOC112772330 gene encoding protein REDUCED CHLOROPLAST COVERAGE 3, which produces MWFFTKQLMATIYQQKAVDINERELGLDHPDTIKSYGDLSVFYYRMQQYELALNVSDLLDFISPELDSNGNEQAQRKQQRGKILLPISEQNLQRENAPSNVGVFYNGLEYATGTAENKTKERSGMVDYEVMNENGNNVPMYSPPVSSESIHQEETSSDEGWQEANSKGRSRNTANHKLGRKGSHLSKLRTNVIRESPQKSSSRVSQKYYLHLGNQSLKTWLS; this is translated from the exons ATGTGGTTCTTTACCAAGCAACTTATG GCCACAATATATCAGCAAAAGGCGGTCGATATAAATGAGAGGGAGCTTGGGCTTGATCATCCTGACACAATAAAAAGCTATGGGGACCTTTCTGTCTTTTACTATCGTATGCAACAATACGAGCTCGCTTTGAA TGTGTCAGATCTTCTGGATTTTATAAGTCCCGAGCTTGATTCTAATGGAAATGAACAAGCTCAGAGAAAACAGCAGCGTGGGAAG ATACTTCTACCAATAAGTGAACAAAACCTTCAACGTGAAAATGCACCAAGCAATGTGGGTGTTTTCTATAATGGCTTGGAATATGCTACTGGTACggcagaaaacaaaacaaaagaaagatctGGCATGGTGGATTATGAAGTTATGAACGAAAATGGCAATAATGTCCCTATGTATAGTCCACCAGTGTCAAGTGAATCTATTCACCAGGAGGAGACATCATCAGATGAGGGCTGGCAAGAAGCCAATTCAAAAGGGCGATCTAGGAACACAGCGAATCACAAGCTTGGTCGCAAAGGATCTCATCTTTCAAAGCTGAGGACTAATGTTATCAGAGAAAGTCCACAGAAATCAAGTTCAAGAGTCTCTCAAAAGTATTATCTCCATCTAGGCAATCAGAGCCTGAAAACTTGGCTTTCATAG